From the Cherax quadricarinatus isolate ZL_2023a chromosome 22, ASM3850222v1, whole genome shotgun sequence genome, one window contains:
- the LOC138853088 gene encoding uncharacterized protein: MSERVSHPHPVTSPNQRTSTKTILLRLFLLALFCAATASASAGAEEQRHWGAAEAPSSLSDTSTIWSPVNELFRRLSGSGDDNDELVYGPEASNGAMFSESKVLQPFTDYIMRKREHNQDNSKNFRRSVYHGSLENSHRTLNREGKLSSKEDWGGARKSERQNGLVPLKQENWEQEGGKFEVSSADKSSKEAQNTGHESSITTVKRVGRNLARTVEREKHLTGGQKRDSSLNTGAKRKDTQSIAHDAVASLGVDTNSPSDNDKKNYFHASRNPSIVAYDTVRRDSSETERLARDGKHTEHATSALYISGSLRDGPTSTDNAGMYISSASPVAAPPWDSPWHSQSGTSSAVSPLVGGTHIFSESWGEGGRNTEYGEEMGWHEGVDEEPSWVRAAVDYHPLVLDQDRYQDVLEDPMEQVPPGPNELVGNFVKYVNQSKDCGNQLYFFSKTYLHAIYLTP, from the coding sequence ATGAGTGAGCGTgtctcccacccccacccagTCACCAGCCCGAACCAGAGAACCTCAACCAAGACCATTCTCCTCAGATTGTTTCTTTTAGCCCTCTTCTGCGCCGCTACCGCCTCTGCTTCTGCTGGCGCAGAAGAGCAGAGGCATTGGGGCGCAGCAGAAGCACCAAGTAGCTTAAGCGACACGAGTACCATCTGGAGCCCCGTCAATGAGCTCTTCCGAAGACTTTCTGGATCGGGAGACGACAATGATGAGTTAGTCTACGGTCCGGAGGCTAGCAATGGTGCTATGTTTAGCGAAAGTAAAGTCCTTCAACCATTTACTGACTATATAATGCGAAAAAGGGAGCATAATCAGGATAACAGTAAGAATTTTCGACGCTCTGTATACCATGGATCTTTAGAGAATTCGCATCGAACTTTAAATCGAGAAGGGAAGCTTTCATCAAAAGAGGATTGGGGTGGAGCAAGAAAATCCGAAAGACAAAATGGGCTTGTACCTCTAAAGCAAGAAAACTGGGAGCAAGAAGGTGGGAAGTTTGAGGTATCGAGCGCCGATAAAAGCAGCAAAGAAGCTCAGAACACGGGACACGAATCCTCCATTACAACAGTGAAGAGGGTTGGGAGGAATCTAGCAAGGACAGTGGAGAGAGAGAAGCATTTAACAGGCGGTCAGAAGAGAGATTCGAGTCTTAACACTGGAGCGAAGAGGAAAGATACTCAGAGCATTGCCCATGATGCAGTAGCATCATTAGGTGTTGACACAAACAGTCCCTCAGACAACGACAAAAAAAACTACTTCCATGCTTCAAGGAATCCATCAATAGTAGCATACGACACTGTCCGCCGCGACAGTTCAGAGACAGAAAGACTCGCGCGAGACGGCAAGCACACAGAACACGCTACTTCAGCACTGTACATCTCCGGAAGCCTACGTGACGGGCCTACCAGCACTGATAATGCAGGGATGTACATTTCCAGTGCCAGTCCGGTGGCAGCACCTCCCTGGGATAGCCCCTGGCACTCACAAAGTGGCACTTCGTCAGCAGTGTCACCTCTGGTGGGTGGAACTCACATATTCAGCGAGTCATGGGGAGAGGGGGGTAGGAACACAGAATACGGCGAAGAAATGGGATGGCACGAAGGAGTGGACGAAGAACCTTCCTGGGTGAGGGCCGCCGTGGACTACCACCCACTAGTCCTGGATCAGGACCGGTACCAAGACGTATTGGAGGACCCGATGGAACAAGTACCACCAGGACCTAACGAGTTAGTGGGAAACTTTGTTAAATATGTGAACCAAAGTAAAGATTGTGGAAaccaattatattttttttcgaaAACTTATTTGCATGCAATATATTTAACACCTTAA